One genomic window of Phalacrocorax aristotelis chromosome 21, bGulAri2.1, whole genome shotgun sequence includes the following:
- the AMPD1 gene encoding AMP deaminase 1 — protein MSRVRIPEMDEAMRSFAEKVFASEVKDEEIRQEISPFDVEEICPISRQEMRAHMMLQESSVTAEKRKKRLLRLKTIALAVPVAQKSITRLSAIDEVISTSPLYQAVPDFQRVQITGDYASGVTVEDFEVVCKGLYRALCIREKYMQQSMQRFPRTPSQYLRAIEGEVWRASDIGPVFTPPVKDGQDPFETGNLAEDLGYHAQMKDGVVYIYGDKAAVDRNEPKDLPYPSLEHFVDDMNFLLALIAQGPVKTYAHRRLKFLSSKFQVHEMLNEMEEMKELKNNPHRDFYNCRKVDTHIHAAACMNQKHLLRFIKKSYFVDADRVVYDAKGKQLTLKQLFQQLSLHPYDLTVDSLDVHAGRQTFQRFDKFNAKYNPVGASELRDLYLKTENAINGEYFATIIKEVGSDLEDAKYQHAEPRLSIYGRSADEWPKLAGWFNKHRVYSPNLKWMIQVPRIYDVFRSKNFLPHFGKMLENIFVPVFEATINPQAHKELSVFLRHITGFDSVDDESKHSGHMFGTKSPKPEQWTSEKNPSYTYYIYYMYANILVLNNLRRQRGMNTFLFRPHCGEAGAITHLLAAFMTADNISHGLNLKKSPVLQYLYFLAQIPIAMSPLSNNSLFLEYAKNPLPDFHQKGLMVSLSTDDPMQFHYTKEPLMEEYAIAAQVFKLSTCDMCEIARNSVLQCGLSHEEKAKFLGENYQEEGPQGNDIRKTNVAQIRMAYRYETWCYELNLIVEGLKTD, from the exons ATGTCACGGGTGAGAATTCCAG AGATGGATGAGGCAATGCGCTCCTTCGCAGAGAAGGTCTTTGCCTCTGAGGTGAAAGATGAGGAGATCAGGCAAGAGATCTCTCCTTTCGATGTGGAAGAGATCTGCCCCATCTCACGCCAGGAAATGAGAGCGCACATGATGCTTCAGGAGAGCTCTGTCACAGCAGAAAAGCG GAAGAAGCGCCTGCTCCGCCTGAAGACAATTGCATTGGCAGTCCCTGTGGCTCAGAAATCTATAACCAGACTGTCTGCTATTGATGAGGTCATCTCTACCTCCCCCCTGTACCAGGCTGTGCCTGACTTCCAGCGGGTACAGATCACAGGGGATTATGCCTCTGGG GTGACAGTTGAGGATTTTGAAGTTGTCTGCAAAGGCCTGTACCGTGCCCTGTGTATCCGGGAGAAATACATGCAGCAGTCTATGCAGAGGTTCCCCAGGACCCCATCTCAATACCTGCGTGCTATCGAAGGCGAGGTCTGGAGAGCGAGTGATATTGGCCCAG TGTTCACCCCGCCAGTGAAGGATGGACAGGATCCCTTTGAAACTGGGAATCTCGCCGAGGACCTAGGATACCATGCCCAGATGAAGGATGGGGTAGTTTATATCTATGGAGACAAGGCAGCAGTTGACAGAAATGAGCCAAAGGACCTGCCCTACCCCAGCCTTGAGCACTTCGTTGATGACATGAACTTCCTCTTGGCCCTGATTGCACAAGGGCCTGT TAAAACCTATGCTCATCGGCGCCTGAAGTTCCTGTCATCCAAGTTCCAAGTGCATGAAATGCTAAATGAGATGGAGGAGATGAAAGAGCTGAAGAACAACCCACACCGGGACTTCTACAACTGCCGGAAG GTGGACACACACATCCATGCTGCAGCCTGCATGAACCAGAAGCATCTTCTGCGTTTCATCAAGAAATCGTACTTTGTGGATGCTGACCGTGTAGTTTATGATGCCAAGGGCAAACAGCTCACCCTGAAACAGCTTTTCCAGCAGCTCAGTCTGCACCCCTATGACCTGACAGTGGATTCCCTGGATGTCCATGCT ggacGGCAGACGTTTCAGCGCTTTGACAAGTTCAATGCCAAGTACAACCCTGTGGGTGCCAGTGAGCTGCGTGACCTCTATCTCAAGACAGAGAACGCTATCAATGGCGAGTACTTTGCTACCATCATCAAG GAGGTTGGCTCTGATCTGGAGGATGCCAAGTACCAGCACGCAGAGCCTCGCCTCTCAATCTATGGGCGATCAGCTGACGAGTGGCCCAAGCTAGCTGGCTGGTTCAACAAACATCGGGTCTATTCCCCCAACTTGAAGTGGATGATCCAAGTACCCAGGATTTA TGATGTGTTCAGGTCTAAGAATTTCCTCCCACACTTTGGGAAGATGCTGGAAAATATCTTTGTTCCTGTGTTTGAGGCAACTATCAATCCTCAAGCCCACAAAGAGCTGAGTGTCTTTCTACGCCAT ATCACTGGCTTCGACAGCGTGGATGATGAATCCAAGCATAGCGGACACATGTTCGGCACTAAAAGCCCAAAGCCAGAGCAGTGGACTTCTGAGAAGAACCCATCCTACACCTACTATATATACTACATGTATGCCAACATCCTGGTGCTTAACAACCTACGCAG GCAGCGTGGTATGAACACGTTCCTCTTCCGTCCACACTGTGGAGAAGCTGGGGCCATCACACATTTGCTTGCCGCCTTCATGACAGCAGATAACATCTCCCACGGTCTCAACCTCAAGAAG AGCCCGGTGTTGCAGTATCTGTACTTCCTTGCCCAAATTCCCATTGCTATGTCCCCACTCAGCAACAACAGCCTCTTCCTGGAGTATGCAAAGAATCCGTTGCCTGACTTCCACCAGAAGGGCCTCATGGTGTCCCTTTCTACAGATGACCCCATGCAGTTTCATTACACCAAG GAGCCCCTGATGGAGGAGTATGCCATTGCTGCCCAGGTCTTCAAGCTCAGCACCTGTGACATGTGTGAAATTGCCAGAAACAGTGTCCTGCAGTGTGGCCTGTCCCATGAG GAGAAGGCCAAGTTCCTGGGTGAAAACTACCAGGAAGAGGGGCCCCAAGGCAACGATATCCGCAAGACAAACGTGGCTCAGATCCGCATGGCCTACCGCTACGAGACCTGGTGCTACGAGCTCAACCTCATCGTCGAGGGCCTGAAAACCGACTAA